One stretch of Saccharopolyspora erythraea DNA includes these proteins:
- a CDS encoding serine hydrolase translates to MPAPRRTLSRRSVLTAATAAVPALALAPHALGQSAAPPDLSTPDGWLSWISTHRDAFAIVLDDGLGAQLAHRPRQAQLLASSVKVIHLAAYATAVAEGRLDPNEQIRVGDWERFYVPTDGGGHIASLGELGIPTDPTGLYAADPNRLVTLEQMMICMIKFSDSAAPDFLRVRLGEGALRRAARDGGWPDPDLRSLCAEYLFLVLPEHAPPQGAPVPARRRIGYRLERRFSSDAAFRQMVKDRLLHNPLPPEDVQKAWAAATAGGAASSLSGIHRSIATGTFPNRRAADIAQRILELPLKDHLPPGLAGIGMKGGSLPGGLTCGLSVRRADGTVGAGALLAQGDISVEQIAKGDPGVVLLLALTDPAWRDRLARTLRG, encoded by the coding sequence ATGCCCGCACCCCGGCGCACCCTGTCCCGCCGCAGCGTGCTCACCGCCGCGACGGCTGCCGTCCCCGCACTCGCGCTCGCACCGCACGCCCTCGGCCAGTCGGCCGCACCACCGGATCTCTCCACCCCCGACGGCTGGCTGAGCTGGATCTCCACCCACCGCGACGCGTTCGCGATCGTCCTCGACGACGGACTCGGCGCCCAGCTGGCGCACCGGCCGCGGCAGGCGCAACTGCTGGCCTCGTCGGTCAAGGTCATCCACCTGGCCGCCTACGCCACGGCGGTCGCGGAGGGGCGGCTCGACCCGAACGAGCAGATCCGGGTCGGCGACTGGGAACGGTTCTACGTGCCGACCGACGGCGGCGGCCACATCGCGTCGCTGGGCGAGCTGGGCATCCCCACCGACCCCACCGGGCTCTACGCGGCCGACCCGAACCGGCTGGTCACGCTCGAGCAGATGATGATCTGCATGATCAAGTTCAGCGACAGCGCGGCACCGGACTTCCTGCGCGTCCGCCTCGGGGAGGGCGCGCTGCGCCGGGCGGCCCGCGACGGCGGCTGGCCCGACCCGGACCTGCGCTCGCTTTGCGCGGAGTACCTGTTCCTCGTGCTGCCCGAGCACGCTCCGCCGCAGGGCGCGCCGGTGCCGGCGCGGCGGCGCATCGGCTACCGGCTCGAACGCCGCTTCAGCTCCGATGCGGCGTTCCGACAGATGGTGAAGGACCGGCTCCTCCACAACCCGCTGCCCCCGGAGGACGTCCAGAAAGCCTGGGCGGCGGCGACCGCCGGCGGCGCGGCGTCGTCGCTGTCCGGCATCCACCGCTCGATCGCGACCGGCACGTTCCCGAACCGGCGCGCCGCGGACATCGCGCAGCGGATCCTCGAACTGCCGCTGAAGGACCACCTGCCCCCGGGACTGGCCGGCATCGGCATGAAGGGCGGCAGCCTCCCCGGCGGCCTGACCTGCGGCCTGTCGGTGCGGCGCGCCGACGGCACCGTCGGAGCCGGGGCACTGCTCGCGCAGGGCGACATCAGCGTGGAGCAGATCGCCAAGGGCGACCCGGGCGTGGTGCTGCTGCTGGCGCTGACCGATCCGGCTTGGCGGGACCGCCTCGCACGGACCCTGCGCGGCTGA
- the lipB gene encoding lipoyl(octanoyl) transferase LipB gives MTRAEISCRASSDPVEVRELGTIDYLSAWDLQRELANGRAEGANPDTVLMLEHPSVYTAGKRTAPEDRPQDGTPVIDVDRGGKITWHGPGQIVGYPILQLCDPIDVVDYVRRLEEALIRVCEQFGVHTGRVEGRSGVWLPAGDGRPERKIAAIGIRVQKGITMHGLELNCNPDMTHWDRIIPCGIRDAGTTSLSLELGREVTVAEVLPLLTRAVLDAVDGVLPVSERNIERDQPAVAGATLALDPSLR, from the coding sequence GTGACTCGTGCCGAGATTTCGTGTCGCGCCTCGTCAGACCCCGTCGAGGTGCGCGAGTTGGGAACCATCGACTACCTGTCCGCGTGGGACCTCCAGCGCGAGCTGGCCAACGGCCGCGCCGAGGGCGCGAACCCGGACACCGTGCTGATGCTGGAGCACCCGTCGGTGTACACGGCGGGCAAGCGCACCGCGCCGGAGGACCGGCCGCAGGACGGGACTCCGGTCATCGACGTCGACCGCGGCGGCAAGATCACCTGGCACGGGCCGGGCCAGATCGTCGGCTACCCGATCCTGCAGCTGTGCGACCCGATCGACGTCGTGGACTACGTCCGGCGCCTGGAAGAGGCGCTGATCCGGGTCTGCGAGCAGTTCGGCGTCCACACCGGCCGGGTCGAGGGGCGCAGCGGTGTGTGGCTGCCCGCGGGCGACGGCCGCCCGGAGCGCAAGATCGCCGCGATCGGCATCCGGGTGCAGAAGGGCATCACGATGCACGGCCTGGAGCTGAACTGCAATCCCGACATGACGCACTGGGACCGGATCATCCCGTGCGGCATCCGGGACGCCGGGACCACGTCGCTGTCGCTCGAGCTCGGCAGGGAGGTCACCGTCGCCGAGGTGCTGCCGCTGCTCACGCGGGCCGTGCTCGACGCCGTCGACGGCGTGCTGCCGGTCTCGGAGCGCAACATCGAGCGCGATCAGCCCGCGGTGGCGGGCGCGACCCTGGCGCTGGACCCCTCGCTGCGCTGA
- a CDS encoding TIGR01777 family oxidoreductase produces the protein MRVVIAGSSGLIGTSLVPALRQARHEVVRLVRRRPEAPDERGWDPPAGRLDEDALEGADAVVNLCGAGIGDRRWTPERKRVLLDSRLRPTSVLAEAVAQHGVATMVNASAVGFYGDTGQRPVTESAPPGDGFLADLVRQWEAATAPASDAGARVVLARTGPVLSPAGGLLGRLRPLFSFLLGGRFGDGEQYLPWISLDDEVAALRFVLEHPEISGPVNLTGPTPVRNAEFARALGEAVGRPAPWVVPGFVLRAAVGELAEDVLGGQRAVPAVLEGHGFRFQHPTVRAALAAAVPSAGSRA, from the coding sequence ATGCGCGTGGTTATCGCCGGCTCGTCCGGGTTGATCGGCACCAGCCTGGTCCCCGCTCTCCGGCAGGCTAGGCACGAGGTGGTGCGGCTGGTGCGCCGCAGGCCGGAGGCACCCGACGAACGCGGGTGGGACCCGCCGGCGGGCCGGCTCGACGAGGACGCCCTGGAGGGCGCCGACGCGGTGGTCAACCTCTGCGGCGCGGGCATCGGGGACCGCCGGTGGACCCCGGAGCGCAAGCGCGTGCTGCTGGACTCCCGGCTCCGCCCGACCTCCGTGCTGGCCGAGGCGGTCGCCCAGCACGGGGTCGCGACGATGGTCAACGCCTCGGCGGTGGGTTTCTACGGCGACACCGGGCAGCGCCCGGTGACCGAGTCCGCGCCGCCCGGTGACGGATTCCTCGCCGACCTGGTCCGCCAGTGGGAGGCCGCGACCGCACCCGCCTCCGACGCGGGCGCGCGGGTCGTGCTGGCCCGCACCGGTCCGGTGCTCTCCCCCGCGGGCGGGCTGCTCGGCAGGCTCCGGCCGCTGTTCTCGTTCCTGCTCGGGGGACGCTTCGGCGACGGTGAGCAGTACCTGCCGTGGATCTCGCTGGACGACGAGGTCGCGGCGCTGCGCTTCGTCCTCGAACACCCGGAGATCTCCGGTCCGGTGAACCTGACCGGGCCCACCCCGGTGCGCAACGCCGAGTTCGCGCGGGCGCTGGGCGAGGCGGTCGGGCGTCCGGCGCCGTGGGTGGTGCCGGGGTTCGTGCTGCGGGCGGCCGTCGGTGAGCTGGCCGAAGACGTGCTCGGCGGGCAACGGGCGGTGCCCGCGGTGCTGGAGGGGCACGGCTTCAGGTTCCAGCACCCCACGGTCCGGGCCGCCCTGGCGGCGGCTGTGCCCTCGGCTGGTAGCCGGGCGTAG
- the sucB gene encoding 2-oxoglutarate dehydrogenase, E2 component, dihydrolipoamide succinyltransferase — protein MAFSVQMPALGESVTEGTITRWLKQEGDTVEVDEPLLEVSTDKVDTEIPSPAAGVLQRIVAQEDDTIEIGGELAVIGESGESGGGEPAPAEQPQQAEPQQPEPQQAEPQQAEAAQPEPEQQQSAPAQQEAPAQSGSAQGTEVPMPALGESVTEGTITRWLKQVGDTVEVDEPLLEVSTDKVDTEIPSPVAGTLLEISAGEDDTVEVGAKLAVVGEQGAAPAASAPSAPPEEQTAPQQAAPQPSAPAEQEAPAQQQAPAPAAPQPVQEQPQQAAPAQPAQTSAPAEAPSGATPYVTPLVRKLANEHGIDLSKIKGSGVGGRIRKQDVQAAVDASKAEQEAPAAAPSAPSRPSAAGQAVEPSEEAKALRGTTQKMTRLRQLLARRMVESLQTAAQLTTVVEVDVSKIARLRERAKQNFEAAEGVKLSFLPFFAKAAAEALKLHPKLNASVDEENKEVTYHAAEHLAIAVDTERGLVSPVIHDAGDLNLGGLARKIADLAARTRNNKIKPDELSGGTFTLTNTGSRGALFDTPILNPPQVGMLGTGTVVKRPVVVTDENGGDTIAIRSMVYLALSYDHRLVDGADAARFLATLKQRLEDGAFEADLGL, from the coding sequence ATGGCCTTCTCCGTCCAGATGCCGGCACTCGGCGAGAGCGTCACCGAGGGAACGATCACCAGGTGGCTCAAGCAGGAGGGCGACACCGTCGAGGTCGACGAACCCCTGCTGGAGGTCTCCACCGACAAGGTCGACACCGAGATCCCGTCCCCGGCCGCCGGCGTGCTGCAGCGCATCGTCGCCCAGGAGGACGACACCATCGAGATCGGCGGCGAGCTCGCCGTGATCGGTGAGTCGGGCGAGTCCGGCGGTGGCGAGCCCGCCCCCGCGGAGCAGCCCCAGCAGGCCGAGCCGCAGCAGCCCGAGCCGCAGCAGGCCGAGCCGCAGCAGGCCGAGGCCGCGCAGCCGGAGCCCGAGCAGCAGCAGTCCGCCCCGGCCCAGCAGGAGGCCCCGGCGCAGTCCGGTTCGGCCCAGGGCACCGAGGTGCCGATGCCCGCGCTGGGCGAGAGCGTCACCGAGGGAACGATCACCAGGTGGCTCAAGCAGGTCGGCGACACCGTCGAGGTCGACGAACCCCTCCTGGAGGTCTCCACCGACAAGGTCGACACCGAGATCCCGTCCCCGGTGGCCGGGACCCTGCTGGAGATCTCCGCCGGTGAGGACGACACCGTCGAGGTCGGCGCCAAGCTGGCCGTGGTCGGTGAGCAGGGCGCCGCTCCGGCGGCCTCCGCCCCGTCCGCGCCGCCGGAGGAGCAGACCGCCCCGCAGCAGGCCGCGCCGCAGCCGTCGGCCCCGGCCGAGCAGGAGGCGCCCGCCCAGCAGCAGGCACCGGCCCCGGCCGCGCCGCAGCCCGTGCAGGAGCAGCCCCAGCAGGCCGCACCGGCACAGCCCGCCCAGACGTCGGCTCCGGCCGAGGCCCCCTCGGGCGCCACGCCGTACGTGACGCCGCTGGTGCGCAAGCTGGCCAACGAGCACGGCATCGACCTGTCCAAGATCAAGGGCAGCGGTGTCGGCGGCCGGATCCGCAAGCAGGACGTGCAGGCGGCCGTCGACGCCTCCAAGGCCGAGCAGGAGGCGCCCGCGGCGGCCCCGTCGGCTCCGTCCCGGCCCAGCGCCGCGGGCCAGGCCGTGGAGCCCTCGGAAGAGGCGAAGGCGCTGCGCGGCACCACGCAGAAGATGACGCGGCTGCGCCAGCTGCTGGCCCGCCGGATGGTCGAGTCGCTGCAGACCGCCGCGCAGCTCACCACCGTGGTCGAGGTCGACGTCAGCAAGATCGCCCGCCTGCGGGAGCGCGCCAAGCAGAACTTCGAGGCGGCCGAAGGCGTCAAGCTCTCCTTCCTGCCCTTCTTCGCCAAGGCCGCGGCCGAGGCGCTGAAGCTGCACCCGAAGCTCAACGCTTCGGTGGACGAGGAGAACAAGGAGGTCACCTACCACGCCGCCGAGCACCTGGCGATCGCGGTCGACACCGAGCGCGGCCTGGTCTCGCCGGTGATCCACGACGCGGGTGACCTCAACCTCGGCGGGCTGGCCCGCAAGATCGCCGACCTGGCGGCGCGCACCCGCAACAACAAGATCAAGCCGGACGAGCTCAGCGGCGGCACGTTCACGCTGACCAACACCGGCAGCCGGGGTGCGCTGTTCGACACGCCGATCCTGAACCCGCCGCAGGTGGGCATGCTGGGCACCGGCACCGTGGTGAAGCGGCCGGTCGTGGTCACCGACGAGAACGGCGGCGACACGATCGCGATCCGCTCGATGGTGTACCTAGCGCTGTCCTACGACCACCGCCTGGTCGACGGCGCGGACGCGGCCCGGTTCCTGGCCACCCTCAAGCAGCGGCTCGAGGACGGCGCCTTCGAGGCCGACCTGGGCCTCTGA
- the lpdA gene encoding dihydrolipoyl dehydrogenase, with the protein MTDTSADLVILGGGSGGYACAFRAAELGLSVVLIEKDKLGGTCLHRGCIPTKALLHAAEVADSARDGDQFGVKTSLEGIDIAGVNSYKDGVVSKLYKGVQGLFKAHKITVVEGAGTLVDAKTVEVDGTRYTGRNVVLATGSYSKSLPGLELGGRVIASEQALNLDFVPDKVVVLGGGVIGVEFASVWRSFGAEVTIVEALPHLVPNEDEFISKRLEREFRKRGIKFKTGVKFTGAQQSAEGVSVSLENGDQYDADLLLVAVGRGPNTAALGFEEAGVTMERGFVRTDERLRTSVDGVYAVGDIVPGLQLAHRGFQQGIFVAEEIAGLDPQAIDESGIPRVTYSHPEVASVGLTEAAAKEQYGSVETFNYDLAGNGKSQILKTSGAVKLVRVTDGPVVGLHMVGDRVGELIGEAQLIYNWEALPEDVAPLVHAHPTQTEALGEAHLALAGKPLHVHG; encoded by the coding sequence GTGACCGACACGTCCGCCGATCTGGTCATTCTCGGCGGCGGTTCGGGCGGCTACGCCTGCGCTTTCCGCGCGGCCGAGCTCGGCCTGTCCGTCGTCCTTATCGAAAAGGACAAGCTCGGTGGGACCTGCCTGCACCGCGGGTGCATCCCCACCAAGGCGCTGCTGCACGCGGCGGAGGTCGCCGACTCCGCCCGCGACGGTGACCAGTTCGGTGTGAAGACCTCGCTGGAGGGCATCGACATCGCGGGCGTCAACTCCTACAAGGACGGTGTCGTCAGCAAGCTCTACAAGGGCGTCCAGGGCCTGTTCAAGGCGCACAAGATCACCGTCGTCGAGGGTGCGGGCACCCTGGTCGACGCCAAGACCGTCGAGGTCGACGGCACCCGCTACACCGGCCGCAACGTCGTGCTCGCCACCGGCTCGTACTCCAAGTCGCTGCCGGGGCTGGAGCTGGGCGGCCGGGTCATCGCCAGCGAGCAGGCACTGAACCTGGACTTCGTCCCGGACAAGGTCGTGGTCCTCGGCGGCGGCGTGATCGGCGTGGAGTTCGCCAGCGTCTGGCGCTCCTTCGGCGCCGAGGTCACCATCGTCGAGGCCCTGCCGCACCTGGTGCCCAACGAGGACGAGTTCATCTCCAAGCGCCTGGAGCGCGAGTTCCGCAAGCGCGGCATCAAGTTCAAGACCGGCGTCAAGTTCACCGGCGCCCAGCAGAGCGCCGAGGGGGTCTCGGTCAGCCTGGAGAACGGCGACCAGTACGACGCCGACCTGCTGCTGGTGGCCGTCGGCCGCGGCCCCAACACCGCCGCGCTGGGCTTCGAGGAGGCCGGGGTGACCATGGAGCGCGGCTTCGTGCGCACCGACGAGCGCCTGCGCACCAGCGTCGACGGCGTCTACGCGGTCGGCGACATCGTGCCCGGCCTGCAGCTGGCGCACCGCGGCTTCCAGCAGGGCATCTTCGTGGCCGAGGAGATCGCGGGGCTCGACCCGCAGGCGATCGACGAGTCGGGCATCCCCCGGGTCACCTACAGCCACCCCGAGGTCGCCTCGGTCGGCCTGACCGAGGCCGCGGCCAAGGAGCAGTACGGATCGGTCGAGACCTTCAACTACGACCTGGCAGGCAACGGCAAGAGCCAGATCCTCAAGACCTCCGGTGCGGTGAAGCTGGTCCGGGTCACCGACGGCCCGGTGGTGGGACTGCACATGGTCGGCGACCGCGTCGGTGAGCTCATCGGCGAGGCCCAGCTCATCTACAACTGGGAGGCCCTGCCCGAGGACGTCGCACCGCTGGTGCACGCCCACCCGACTCAGACCGAAGCGCTCGGCGAGGCCCACCTCGCCCTGGCCGGCAAGCCGCTGCACGTGCACGGCTGA
- a CDS encoding oxidoreductase, with product MGLFDRLRRRRRPARSASSQDAEHLREWAARRRGVEAYIEPRTAVTETTLVLIAHDGEWTRRRVGSPDAAHRFARKMSMPCYEVSKVGYPQRMRDYQARQRIVRDRERRRALED from the coding sequence GTGGGCCTGTTCGACCGGCTTCGCCGCAGACGGCGCCCGGCGCGCTCGGCAAGCTCCCAGGACGCCGAGCACCTGCGGGAGTGGGCGGCGCGGCGGCGCGGGGTGGAGGCATACATCGAGCCGCGCACCGCGGTGACCGAGACGACGCTGGTGCTCATCGCCCACGACGGGGAGTGGACCCGCCGCCGGGTCGGCAGCCCGGACGCCGCGCACCGCTTCGCCCGCAAGATGTCGATGCCGTGCTACGAGGTGTCCAAGGTGGGCTACCCGCAGCGCATGCGCGACTACCAGGCCAGGCAGCGGATCGTGCGCGACCGCGAGCGGCGCAGGGCGCTGGAGGACTGA
- a CDS encoding OsmC family protein — MTDTEPGKHGYQVDVVWTGNTGQGTASYRSYRRTHEVRADGKGVIDASADPVFRGDADRYNPEELLVASLAQCHMLWYLHLAADCGVVVIGYHDRARGTLAENADGSGQFEQVVLAPEVTVADRASVDVAEALHERAHELCYIAKSVTFPVHHEPSTRVAN, encoded by the coding sequence GTGACTGACACCGAGCCGGGCAAGCACGGCTACCAGGTCGACGTGGTGTGGACCGGCAACACCGGGCAGGGCACCGCCTCCTACCGCAGCTACCGGCGCACCCACGAGGTGCGCGCGGACGGCAAGGGCGTCATCGACGCCTCGGCCGACCCGGTCTTCCGCGGCGACGCCGACCGCTACAACCCCGAGGAGCTGCTGGTCGCGTCGCTGGCGCAGTGCCACATGCTCTGGTACCTGCATCTGGCGGCCGACTGCGGCGTCGTGGTGATCGGCTACCACGACCGGGCACGCGGGACGCTGGCGGAGAACGCCGACGGTTCCGGCCAGTTCGAGCAGGTCGTGCTGGCCCCGGAGGTCACCGTCGCCGACCGGGCCAGCGTCGACGTCGCCGAGGCGCTGCACGAGCGCGCGCACGAGCTCTGCTACATCGCCAAGTCCGTGACCTTCCCGGTGCACCACGAGCCGAGCACCCGCGTCGCGAACTGA
- a CDS encoding leucyl aminopeptidase, giving the protein MTTPKLALTDGAVAKLTVEALIIGTVAGPDGVELAPGSEQVAAAFDGDLAKVLASLGATGKADEVVKLPAGGKLRAEVLVAAGLGKPADAGPSAESVRRGSGAAARALTGVSHAATTLSAVDLSAAVQGTVLGAYAFSRYKSQPGDEPVSKVDLVVSDAKDDATKATLKGATAIAEAVTTARDLINTPPNDLYPASFADRAGELGRAAGLEVEVLDDNALRKQGYGGILGVGSGSSRPPRLVRLRHKGPKGAKKVALIGKGITFDTGGISLKPGANMDEMTSDMSGAAAVIATMVLAARLNYPIDITATVPMAENMPSGTAYRPGDVLTMYGGKTVEVLNTDAEGRLILADAIVRACEDEPDYLVETSTLTGAQVVALGKRTPGVMGTDEFRDRVAELSQAVGEGGWAMPMPEELRGDLDSRLADLANITGHRWGGMLAAGLFLREFVAEGVPWAHIDIAGPAYNSGSPWGYTAKGGTGVPVRTLAAVLADIAGHD; this is encoded by the coding sequence GTGACGACACCCAAACTCGCCCTCACCGACGGCGCGGTGGCCAAGCTGACGGTCGAAGCGCTGATCATCGGCACCGTGGCCGGACCGGACGGCGTCGAGCTCGCGCCCGGCTCCGAGCAGGTCGCGGCCGCCTTCGACGGCGACCTCGCGAAGGTGCTGGCTTCCCTGGGTGCGACCGGCAAGGCCGACGAGGTGGTCAAGCTCCCCGCCGGCGGCAAGCTGCGCGCGGAGGTCCTGGTCGCGGCCGGCCTCGGCAAGCCGGCCGACGCCGGGCCCTCGGCCGAGTCCGTCCGGCGCGGCTCCGGCGCCGCAGCCCGCGCGCTGACCGGTGTCTCGCACGCCGCCACCACGCTGTCCGCCGTGGACCTGTCGGCGGCCGTGCAGGGCACGGTGCTGGGCGCCTACGCCTTCAGCCGCTACAAGTCGCAGCCGGGTGACGAGCCGGTGTCCAAGGTGGACCTCGTGGTCTCCGACGCCAAGGACGACGCGACCAAGGCGACCCTCAAGGGCGCCACCGCCATCGCCGAGGCCGTCACCACCGCCCGCGACCTGATCAACACCCCGCCGAACGACCTGTACCCGGCTTCCTTCGCCGACCGCGCCGGCGAGCTCGGCCGCGCCGCGGGCCTGGAGGTCGAGGTCCTCGACGACAACGCGCTGCGCAAGCAGGGCTACGGCGGCATCCTCGGCGTCGGCAGCGGCTCGTCCCGGCCGCCACGGCTGGTGCGGTTGCGCCACAAGGGCCCGAAGGGCGCCAAGAAGGTCGCGCTGATCGGCAAGGGCATCACCTTCGACACCGGCGGCATCTCGCTCAAGCCGGGCGCCAACATGGACGAGATGACCTCGGACATGTCCGGCGCGGCCGCGGTGATCGCGACCATGGTGCTGGCGGCCAGGCTCAACTACCCGATCGACATCACCGCCACCGTGCCGATGGCCGAGAACATGCCGTCGGGCACCGCCTACCGCCCGGGCGACGTGCTGACCATGTACGGCGGCAAGACCGTCGAGGTCCTCAACACCGACGCGGAGGGCAGGCTCATCCTGGCCGACGCCATCGTGCGCGCCTGCGAGGACGAGCCGGACTACCTGGTCGAGACCTCCACGCTGACCGGCGCGCAGGTCGTCGCGCTGGGCAAGCGGACCCCCGGCGTGATGGGCACCGACGAGTTCCGCGACCGGGTCGCCGAGCTCTCGCAGGCCGTCGGCGAGGGCGGCTGGGCGATGCCGATGCCCGAGGAGCTGCGCGGCGACCTCGACTCGCGGCTGGCGGACCTGGCCAACATCACCGGCCACCGCTGGGGCGGCATGCTCGCGGCCGGGCTGTTCCTGCGGGAGTTCGTCGCCGAGGGCGTGCCGTGGGCCCACATCGACATCGCGGGCCCGGCGTACAACTCCGGCTCCCCGTGGGGCTACACCGCCAAGGGCGGCACGGGCGTCCCGGTCCGCACCCTCGCCGCGGTGCTGGCCGACATCGCCGGCCACGACTGA
- a CDS encoding amino acid permease: protein MAQELELPRRLEAGTSAIPQALGAMLGVGLFVGLAPAFAAAGPWSLFGLPVAALAAICCAVSTAHQSAAYRGPGAAYTCTRSRVGLVPARIGAATHIAGQAAAMAAIAGVIGDLLVPSASGGAAAVAVLLAVLAATAGLRIRGGAAWLWLLLIFAVVAVVVAVCFGIDAVPAPPSAPPGSDSAVGITGAAGVLFFAFLGFERLTAPAEERDRFDWRVVRRGVTVSLAVTTALLGLLSAGLLYQLGPARLALSPVPVIDVLGAAAASDLRPLVAVGVAVALLPVLLAALEIARSTGLALVRDGDLPAALGRRARSGTPYPLDLLVGAAAAVVAQLVDPIPAMAFATCCVLVHYAFANAGARLLLSEERAWPMRAACLGMGLAVVLAMSMPVPALLATLAVVIVGPVATGAFSRRWS, encoded by the coding sequence GTGGCCCAAGAGCTGGAGTTGCCCCGACGTCTCGAGGCCGGGACCAGCGCGATCCCGCAGGCGCTGGGCGCCATGCTCGGCGTCGGCCTGTTCGTCGGCCTGGCCCCCGCGTTCGCCGCGGCGGGCCCCTGGTCGCTGTTCGGGTTGCCGGTCGCGGCCCTGGCGGCCATCTGCTGCGCGGTCTCCACCGCCCACCAGTCGGCGGCCTACCGGGGGCCGGGCGCGGCCTACACCTGCACCCGCTCGCGAGTCGGTCTGGTGCCCGCGCGGATCGGGGCGGCAACCCACATCGCCGGTCAGGCCGCCGCGATGGCGGCGATCGCCGGGGTGATCGGTGACCTGCTCGTGCCTTCCGCCTCCGGCGGGGCGGCCGCGGTGGCAGTCCTGCTCGCGGTGCTCGCCGCGACCGCGGGCCTGCGGATCAGGGGGGGCGCGGCCTGGCTCTGGCTGCTGCTGATCTTCGCGGTGGTGGCGGTCGTCGTCGCCGTCTGCTTCGGCATCGACGCCGTGCCCGCGCCGCCGTCCGCGCCTCCCGGGTCCGACAGCGCGGTCGGCATCACCGGCGCGGCGGGCGTGCTCTTCTTCGCGTTCCTCGGCTTCGAGCGGCTGACCGCGCCCGCCGAGGAACGCGACCGCTTCGACTGGCGGGTGGTCCGGCGCGGCGTGACCGTCTCGCTCGCCGTCACCACCGCGCTGCTCGGGCTGCTGTCGGCCGGGCTGCTCTACCAGCTCGGCCCGGCCCGGCTCGCGTTGTCGCCCGTTCCGGTGATCGACGTTCTGGGCGCGGCGGCCGCGTCGGACCTGCGGCCGCTGGTCGCGGTCGGCGTCGCGGTGGCGCTGCTGCCGGTCCTGCTCGCCGCGCTGGAGATCGCCCGCTCGACCGGGCTGGCGCTCGTCCGGGACGGCGACCTGCCCGCCGCGCTCGGCCGGCGCGCGCGGTCCGGAACGCCGTATCCGCTGGACCTGCTGGTGGGCGCGGCCGCGGCGGTGGTGGCGCAGCTCGTCGACCCGATCCCGGCGATGGCGTTCGCGACCTGCTGCGTCCTCGTCCACTACGCCTTCGCGAACGCCGGGGCGAGACTGCTCCTCTCGGAGGAACGCGCTTGGCCCATGCGGGCGGCATGCCTTGGTATGGGTCTCGCAGTCGTGCTCGCCATGAGTATGCCGGTGCCCGCTTTGCTTGCGACCCTTGCAGTCGTCATTGTGGGGCCCGTTGCGACGGGTGCCTTCTCCCGACGATGGAGCTGA
- a CDS encoding DUF402 domain-containing protein: MLDMSGVRQRSLPTWNYGQEVLYRFLRLDGSMGTVHPARVLADDGETLLCWVLPGTSIRVTTSPDGRSPRNLPMAERFGGVRVPARSIWRGTPTLRMVFENEWSSVWWFFEPDGTFRNWYVNLEMPLGRDATGVSRVDGVLDVEVFPDGHWQWKDEHEVDAAMAAGRFDRSFITRIRAEGERMIALAKAGDFPFDGTYCDARPDPGWTLPSIPESLLVDP, translated from the coding sequence ATGCTCGACATGAGCGGTGTGAGGCAGCGGAGCCTGCCCACGTGGAACTACGGCCAGGAAGTCCTCTACCGATTCTTAAGGCTCGACGGCTCGATGGGCACCGTGCACCCGGCGCGGGTGCTCGCCGACGACGGCGAGACCCTGCTGTGCTGGGTGCTGCCCGGCACGTCCATCCGGGTCACCACCTCGCCGGACGGTCGCAGCCCCCGCAACCTGCCGATGGCCGAGCGCTTCGGCGGCGTCCGCGTCCCGGCCCGCTCGATCTGGCGGGGCACGCCCACGCTGCGGATGGTCTTCGAGAACGAGTGGTCGTCGGTGTGGTGGTTCTTCGAGCCCGACGGCACGTTCCGCAACTGGTACGTGAACCTGGAGATGCCGCTGGGCCGCGACGCCACCGGCGTCAGCAGGGTCGACGGGGTGCTCGACGTCGAGGTGTTCCCGGACGGCCACTGGCAGTGGAAGGACGAGCACGAGGTCGACGCCGCGATGGCGGCCGGGCGCTTCGACCGCTCGTTCATCACCAGGATCAGGGCCGAGGGCGAGCGCATGATCGCGCTGGCCAAGGCCGGGGACTTCCCGTTCGACGGCACCTACTGCGACGCGCGGCCGGACCCGGGCTGGACCCTGCCCTCGATCCCGGAGTCACTGCTGGTCGACCCGTGA